One window of uncultured Methanobrevibacter sp. genomic DNA carries:
- a CDS encoding 7-carboxy-7-deazaguanine synthase QueE, producing the protein MKAPIIEIFSSFQGEGLLIGERQIFVRFAGCNLNCNYCDTNESKSEKAGRLMTPGEVSEEINKLLTPDCKTISFTGGEPSLYPDFISEVSKNFNLNIMLETNGTLPENIDLIEKLDIVSLDIKLPEHFDGKFDESIFINEIKSLNLLIAKSINVYCKVVILPSTKIKSFKEVVEKLSESISNKSNIKIIIQPSSPLGDWRDINFRLFSFSEIVGQYFEVSTIPQIHKILDIE; encoded by the coding sequence ATGAAAGCTCCCATAATTGAAATCTTTTCATCTTTTCAAGGTGAAGGTCTGCTGATAGGCGAAAGACAAATCTTCGTTAGATTTGCAGGATGTAATCTGAACTGCAATTACTGCGACACCAATGAAAGTAAATCTGAAAAAGCAGGCAGATTAATGACTCCTGGCGAAGTGTCAGAAGAAATTAATAAATTGTTGACTCCTGATTGTAAAACCATTTCATTTACCGGAGGTGAACCTAGCTTATATCCTGATTTTATAAGCGAAGTAAGTAAAAATTTTAATTTAAATATAATGCTTGAAACTAACGGGACTTTGCCGGAAAATATTGATTTAATTGAGAAATTGGACATTGTATCTCTGGATATTAAACTTCCGGAGCATTTTGATGGGAAATTTGATGAAAGTATTTTTATTAATGAGATTAAATCACTAAATTTATTAATAGCAAAGTCTATAAATGTATATTGTAAAGTAGTTATATTGCCTTCAACAAAAATAAAGTCATTTAAAGAGGTAGTTGAAAAATTATCTGAGAGTATTTCAAACAAAAGCAACATTAAAATAATTATCCAACCTTCTAGCCCATTAGGGGACTGGAGAGATATTAATTTTAGATTATTTAGTTTTTCTGAAATTGTTGGGCAATATTTTGAAGTTTCCACCATTCCTCAAATCCATAAGATTTTGGATATTGAGTAA
- a CDS encoding energy-converting hydrogenase B subunit P, translated as MKFVMRPYHIVSLAGYIVEWDFPYRNLIIVNKTSEPIKIEIPVFHEEWIEEHRQLGLDVIPVSKNDNFLSMWKRAHAELDKVRPKNE; from the coding sequence TTGAAATTTGTTATGAGACCATATCATATAGTAAGTCTTGCAGGATACATTGTAGAATGGGATTTTCCTTACAGGAATCTTATCATTGTAAATAAAACCTCTGAACCAATCAAAATAGAAATACCAGTTTTCCATGAAGAATGGATTGAAGAGCACAGGCAGTTAGGTCTTGATGTAATTCCTGTTTCAAAAAATGATAATTTTTTAAGTATGTGGAAAAGAGCTCATGCAGAACTTGATAAAGTAAGGCCAAAAAATGAATGA
- a CDS encoding sodium-dependent transporter, which produces MSGHEKQEWNSNFAFMMAMIGSAVGLGNIWRFPNVLYSNGGGSFMIPYIVSLFLLGISFVLVEYAVGFKFKKSIARILFTIKEKLEPVAWFILLIVFLITTYYVCVVGWDLIYIVLSFTKAWGANPDLYFSNNVLHATDSVSGIFTIVPNVLVSVFIIWLSACLILRRNLNDGIGKVSQILLPLLCIIVIGIVAFSLTLPGASIGYTQIFTPNWSALGNLDVWLAAFGQIVFSLSLGMAIAMTYASYLPEGSKLVDNAVVVAFSNSGFEVFNSIGIFSILGFMALSSGIPFNELVTEGTGLAFVVFPQVFNIMGPAAYVVAPLFFLCILFAGITSVIALLEGVCYSISEKFLIERKKTATVVCIVGFLISCIFATGIGSTLLGVFDGFLNNFALLFAVLLECIIFGWIYKFDDLIETLNNNSSIKVGKTWKTVIKYILPICILGLWIQGIYSTAKTADGLSTTVMIILTIVLIVVPIIFTKLPAINKDYYNVEN; this is translated from the coding sequence ATGAGTGGACATGAAAAACAAGAATGGAATAGTAATTTTGCATTTATGATGGCAATGATCGGGTCCGCTGTTGGTTTAGGAAATATCTGGCGTTTCCCAAATGTTTTATATTCCAATGGTGGAGGATCATTCATGATTCCCTACATTGTTTCACTGTTTCTCCTAGGAATTTCCTTTGTATTGGTGGAATATGCAGTAGGATTTAAATTCAAAAAGTCAATTGCAAGAATATTATTCACAATTAAAGAAAAATTAGAACCCGTAGCATGGTTTATTTTATTAATCGTATTTTTAATAACAACATACTATGTTTGTGTAGTCGGATGGGACTTAATTTATATAGTTTTAAGTTTTACAAAAGCATGGGGTGCAAACCCAGATTTATACTTCTCAAATAACGTATTACATGCAACAGATTCCGTTTCAGGAATATTTACAATTGTTCCTAACGTGCTTGTTTCAGTATTCATAATCTGGTTATCTGCATGTTTAATCCTTAGAAGAAATTTAAATGACGGAATTGGAAAAGTCAGCCAAATCCTATTGCCTTTATTATGTATAATTGTAATAGGAATTGTAGCATTTTCCCTGACATTGCCTGGTGCATCAATCGGATATACTCAGATTTTTACACCTAACTGGAGTGCATTGGGAAATCTGGACGTATGGCTGGCGGCATTCGGACAAATCGTATTTTCCTTAAGTTTAGGTATGGCAATAGCTATGACATATGCAAGCTACCTGCCTGAAGGTTCAAAATTAGTGGACAATGCAGTTGTAGTTGCATTTTCAAATTCCGGTTTTGAAGTCTTCAATTCAATTGGAATTTTCTCAATTTTAGGATTTATGGCATTATCCAGCGGAATTCCATTCAATGAACTAGTAACTGAAGGAACTGGCCTTGCATTTGTAGTTTTCCCACAAGTATTTAATATAATGGGTCCTGCAGCATATGTTGTTGCACCGTTATTCTTCCTGTGCATTCTCTTTGCAGGAATTACATCCGTCATTGCACTTCTTGAAGGAGTTTGTTATTCAATTTCTGAAAAATTCCTTATTGAACGTAAAAAGACCGCAACTGTAGTATGTATCGTTGGATTTTTAATATCATGTATTTTTGCAACAGGCATTGGAAGTACACTCCTTGGAGTATTTGACGGATTCTTAAATAACTTCGCTTTGCTGTTTGCAGTACTTCTAGAATGTATCATCTTCGGATGGATTTACAAATTTGATGACCTGATTGAAACATTAAATAACAATTCATCAATCAAAGTAGGAAAAACCTGGAAAACTGTAATCAAATACATATTACCTATCTGTATTTTAGGATTATGGATTCAGGGAATTTATTCCACCGCAAAAACTGCAGACGGATTAAGCACAACAGTAATGATTATATTAACAATAGTGCTAATAGTAGTTCCAATTATCTTTACAAAATTGCCTGCAATTAATAAAGATTACTACAACGTGGAAAATTAA
- a CDS encoding 4Fe-4S binding protein, translated as MSILRIALEGAFTNFKRIFFAADRVTDMELKRQISTLSVEVDDRVDDKACIGCAGCANVCPTGAVEMKKLASPVKITDGWTKTEVPEINLEKCVVCYYCHDFCPVYSLYGEKGTIHPSCVGDQEVDVSDLIDQPFKISDDKLKFIAQYLSDNTVLKNREEGD; from the coding sequence ATGAGTATACTAAGAATAGCTTTAGAAGGAGCATTTACTAACTTTAAAAGAATCTTTTTTGCAGCTGATAGAGTCACAGACATGGAACTGAAAAGGCAAATCTCAACACTTTCTGTAGAAGTGGATGACAGGGTTGATGATAAGGCCTGCATAGGATGTGCAGGTTGTGCCAATGTCTGTCCGACAGGTGCAGTGGAGATGAAAAAATTAGCAAGTCCAGTAAAGATAACTGACGGATGGACTAAAACAGAAGTACCTGAAATTAATCTTGAAAAATGTGTTGTCTGTTACTATTGTCATGATTTCTGTCCTGTATATTCCCTTTATGGTGAAAAAGGAACAATACACCCAAGCTGTGTTGGGGACCAGGAAGTTGACGTTTCAGATTTAATAGATCAGCCGTTTAAAATTTCAGATGATAAACTTAAGTTTATTGCACAATATTTATCTGACAATACAGTATTGAAAAATAGAGAGGAAGGTGATTAG
- a CDS encoding 6-pyruvoyl tetrahydropterin synthase family protein, translating to MKLLINGIQSNLRFSSAHVIPGHESCGFIHGHSYFVDVEIEGERAGEFDFVVDFKDVKKYTKAICDELDHRLLIPVYNKLIDFKDFDKKSDSIFDLKKEGSVHFKIDGKGYSIPAEDCIFLPLPYSSAEELSKFFAETLARKLSETYDNLEYVSVCVNEGIGQGAMYRKDL from the coding sequence ATGAAACTTTTAATTAATGGTATTCAATCTAATTTAAGATTTTCATCAGCTCATGTAATTCCAGGACATGAATCCTGCGGATTTATTCATGGACATTCCTATTTTGTGGATGTTGAAATTGAAGGTGAAAGGGCTGGTGAATTTGATTTTGTAGTAGATTTTAAAGATGTTAAAAAATATACAAAGGCAATTTGCGATGAACTGGATCACAGATTATTGATTCCGGTCTATAACAAGTTAATAGACTTTAAGGATTTCGATAAAAAATCAGATTCCATTTTTGATTTGAAAAAAGAAGGTTCAGTTCACTTTAAAATTGATGGAAAAGGATATTCAATTCCTGCTGAAGATTGTATATTTTTACCTCTTCCTTATAGTTCTGCTGAAGAGCTGTCAAAATTCTTTGCTGAAACTTTAGCAAGAAAACTGTCTGAAACCTACGACAATCTCGAGTATGTTTCAGTCTGTGTAAATGAAGGAATTGGTCAGGGAGCTATGTACAGGAAAGATTTATAA
- a CDS encoding respiratory chain complex I subunit 1 family protein: protein MFGNALIDSVIAVVLTVLVCFVISTLLPGIERKYIHARIQQRIGPYVTAPGIMAPIKFMFKENVEVSSPVPGLYKALPIICFIVVLCILIALTPQAYKIPALASLVAIVGFLKVEEICYVLMGALSKSVMSVNMPFPDQIKGAVHNNANRSFIEDISARRSLRMITYGSFPLYLALFAPVTASRSIFLPDIVAYQHAHGPFLFTVAGGIAAIVFFIGYMILLNEYPFSIIKAKCDVIEGPYMEYAAKYRAVVYLTRGFFMFVLGAVFSVLFIGIPPNIFSWGILVNIAVALIFVFMMGIFSAFSPVFTNRQLLPTILGTTLLGILSIVLGLL from the coding sequence ATGTTTGGAAATGCATTAATCGATTCAGTTATCGCAGTAGTTCTCACTGTTCTTGTTTGTTTTGTAATTTCAACATTACTTCCGGGAATTGAACGTAAATATATTCATGCAAGAATTCAGCAAAGAATCGGACCGTATGTAACTGCTCCGGGAATAATGGCACCAATCAAATTCATGTTTAAAGAAAATGTAGAGGTTTCCTCTCCGGTTCCTGGACTTTATAAAGCGTTGCCGATAATATGTTTTATAGTGGTTTTATGTATTCTTATTGCATTAACACCTCAGGCATATAAAATCCCTGCTCTTGCAAGCTTGGTTGCTATTGTTGGATTTTTAAAAGTTGAAGAAATATGTTATGTGCTTATGGGTGCATTATCAAAATCAGTCATGTCTGTTAATATGCCTTTCCCTGACCAGATTAAAGGTGCAGTTCACAATAATGCAAACAGGTCATTTATCGAAGATATCAGTGCAAGAAGGTCTTTAAGAATGATTACTTACGGATCTTTCCCGTTATACCTTGCATTGTTTGCACCGGTAACTGCTTCAAGAAGCATATTTTTACCTGATATTGTAGCTTATCAGCACGCACATGGGCCATTCCTATTCACTGTGGCTGGTGGAATTGCAGCTATTGTATTTTTCATTGGTTACATGATTCTATTGAACGAATATCCATTTTCAATAATTAAAGCAAAATGTGATGTTATTGAAGGACCATATATGGAATATGCAGCTAAATACCGTGCGGTTGTATATTTAACCAGAGGATTTTTCATGTTTGTACTTGGTGCTGTATTTTCAGTACTGTTCATTGGAATACCTCCAAACATATTTTCATGGGGAATTTTGGTTAATATCGCAGTTGCATTGATATTCGTATTTATGATGGGAATATTTTCAGCATTCAGCCCTGTATTTACAAACAGGCAGTTGTTGCCAACAATACTTGGTACTACATTGCTTGGAATTTTATCTATTGTACTTGGATTATTATGA
- a CDS encoding DUF366 family protein — protein sequence MMITHKYIDEIFEYDGSQIDPSWAFQEFGIYGSSIITWIGPVNITPDNLKDFADVGLEIKSNYMVNFICEFFDQQPPNMRIAYLRQRLLVMIFREILTEYGVKTKREGDDIFVDDRKLSISIASISLSSAKIHFALNLEDKGTPNDVETIGLYDIKVDEKQVFNQDNLSELINKTVTRFIDEIETIENDISKTKVLG from the coding sequence ATGATGATAACTCATAAGTATATTGATGAAATATTTGAATATGATGGAAGTCAGATTGACCCGTCATGGGCTTTTCAGGAGTTTGGAATATACGGTTCATCAATCATAACATGGATTGGTCCTGTAAATATAACTCCGGACAATCTAAAGGATTTCGCTGATGTCGGTTTAGAAATCAAATCCAACTATATGGTTAATTTCATCTGTGAGTTTTTTGACCAGCAGCCTCCGAATATGAGAATTGCCTATTTAAGACAAAGGCTTCTTGTAATGATATTCAGGGAAATATTAACTGAATATGGTGTAAAAACTAAAAGAGAGGGAGATGACATATTCGTTGATGATAGAAAACTCTCCATTTCAATTGCAAGTATTTCTCTAAGCTCTGCAAAAATTCATTTTGCACTTAATCTGGAAGATAAAGGAACTCCAAATGATGTAGAAACCATAGGATTGTATGATATTAAAGTAGATGAAAAACAGGTATTTAATCAGGATAATCTTTCAGAATTAATCAACAAAACTGTAACTCGTTTTATTGATGAGATAGAAACAATTGAAAATGATATAAGTAAAACTAAGGTGTTAGGATGA
- a CDS encoding Dna2/Cas4 domain-containing protein, whose product MMNISSIKTHMYCPMKLYIQNHVDINENKDYQLAIEIKKLKIDIQDLIHKNMRKIKKEMHIVEIEQILSDNIDSYIRSTADAIRSMNLGIESSQISQIIDDTYFNIKIKALQIKQSMMIFDKHAFEIIDMFFPNSMYSYLLKDPQVELIGMCDKIEIIDGNYYPVILKSSNPPVKGVWDQDAIELVACAILIEEEFGTDVYVGFVDYDKIGDRRPVVMDINLRKSLFDIMREVKEITDNKKLPNVEKNVKKCEKCKYHDICIKD is encoded by the coding sequence ATGATGAATATATCTTCAATAAAAACACACATGTACTGTCCCATGAAACTATACATCCAGAACCATGTAGATATTAACGAAAACAAAGATTACCAACTTGCAATTGAGATAAAAAAGCTTAAAATTGACATCCAGGATTTGATTCACAAAAACATGCGCAAAATCAAAAAAGAAATGCACATAGTTGAAATCGAACAGATATTATCTGACAATATTGATTCATACATAAGAAGCACTGCAGACGCAATCAGATCCATGAATTTAGGAATTGAATCATCCCAAATCAGCCAAATTATTGATGATACCTACTTTAACATTAAAATTAAGGCCCTTCAGATTAAACAGTCCATGATGATTTTTGACAAACATGCATTTGAAATTATCGACATGTTTTTTCCAAACTCAATGTATTCCTACCTGTTAAAAGACCCCCAAGTCGAATTAATAGGTATGTGTGATAAAATAGAGATAATCGACGGAAATTACTATCCAGTAATCCTTAAAAGCTCAAATCCCCCAGTCAAAGGTGTTTGGGACCAGGATGCTATTGAACTTGTTGCATGTGCAATCCTCATTGAAGAAGAATTCGGAACAGATGTTTATGTTGGTTTTGTTGATTATGACAAAATTGGAGATAGAAGACCTGTTGTAATGGATATCAATCTCAGAAAAAGTCTGTTTGATATTATGCGCGAAGTTAAAGAGATAACAGATAATAAAAAACTTCCAAATGTTGAAAAAAATGTAAAAAAATGTGAAAAATGCAAATATCATGACATCTGCATAAAAGATTAA
- a CDS encoding NADH-quinone oxidoreductase subunit B family protein — protein MGLKSFSRARAIHVMLVYTGGCNGCDIEIVNSILSPRFDAEQYNVFLTWNPREADVLVVTGPVTHLNRKPLEEIYEAIPNPKLVVAAGSCALMGGVYKNCYGDIPSEEIEGPVENIIPVAAKVPGCAVRPQDVLAGVVSLLPTLLDAD, from the coding sequence ATGGGTCTTAAATCATTTTCAAGAGCACGAGCAATACATGTCATGCTGGTTTACACTGGCGGATGTAACGGATGCGATATTGAAATTGTAAACTCAATATTATCACCTAGATTCGATGCTGAGCAATATAATGTGTTTTTAACATGGAATCCTCGTGAAGCCGATGTATTGGTTGTCACAGGACCGGTTACTCACTTGAATAGAAAACCTTTAGAAGAAATATATGAAGCTATTCCTAATCCTAAATTAGTTGTAGCTGCAGGAAGTTGTGCTTTAATGGGTGGAGTATACAAAAACTGTTATGGAGATATTCCGTCTGAAGAAATTGAAGGACCAGTCGAAAATATTATACCAGTAGCTGCGAAAGTTCCTGGTTGTGCTGTAAGGCCACAAGATGTTTTAGCAGGAGTAGTTTCCCTGTTACCTACATTATTGGATGCGGATTAA
- a CDS encoding DUF5612 domain-containing protein — protein sequence MNDYTLTIKTNEKKGVLDDITDVITNHGANISYVHLFVEKNNVGSINLELEHVEDIECLLSDLENISEVKTVELHGSQLDIYGKRIIIVGGGAQVSQVAMGAITEADRHNIRGERISIDTIPLVGEKNISEAVEAISRLPRVSALVLAGSLMGGEITKAVKNVKEQSNLTVISLNMPGSVTEYADLIITDPIQAGVLAVMSVADTAVFDIKRLGDNIKF from the coding sequence ATGAATGATTATACTTTAACAATAAAAACTAATGAGAAAAAAGGTGTTTTAGATGATATTACTGATGTTATCACTAATCATGGTGCTAATATTAGTTATGTTCATCTTTTTGTTGAAAAAAACAATGTCGGTTCCATTAATCTGGAACTCGAACATGTTGAAGACATTGAATGTTTGCTTTCAGATTTAGAAAATATTTCTGAAGTAAAAACTGTAGAGTTGCACGGTTCTCAATTAGACATTTATGGAAAACGTATTATCATTGTTGGTGGCGGAGCACAGGTATCTCAGGTTGCAATGGGTGCAATCACTGAAGCTGACAGGCACAATATACGCGGAGAACGCATAAGTATAGATACAATTCCATTAGTTGGTGAAAAAAATATATCTGAAGCTGTTGAAGCTATTTCCAGATTGCCTCGTGTAAGTGCATTGGTACTTGCAGGTTCACTTATGGGTGGGGAGATTACCAAAGCAGTTAAAAATGTTAAAGAACAAAGTAATTTAACAGTGATATCCCTAAATATGCCTGGAAGTGTAACAGAATATGCTGATTTAATAATAACTGATCCTATTCAGGCAGGTGTTTTGGCAGTAATGTCTGTTGCTGACACTGCCGTTTTTGATATTAAAAGATTAGGTGACAATATCAAATTTTAA
- a CDS encoding nickel-dependent hydrogenase large subunit, which produces MDEKVPRSNIIETEIPMGTVHPAALEPYRVRFFVEDEIVQEAEITIGVNHRGIERIMEGLPVEKANALTEKICGICSNAHIWNSCRTAEIGLGIEIPERAKYIRVIMSELERLHSHFLYLAHGCEVLSHETFSMRVFYLREIVMELLAMIGGNRVQYGCSVLGGVRPRCDLDEAKLLRLKNDMDALEEGLTGFVERFMADSILLSRVTGIGVLPQKQAIELAVTGPTLRATGVARDLRTTMFEYDDFDFNVITQPDGDVKSNLIMRALESFEAINIIRQAIANIPEGKVVNRDWEMFDTDIIESYIEVPRGTLYHSYALESGRVRHSIIRTPSMANIGAMQYACIGDQITDAQLCIVQCDPCFTCTDRAIEIIRR; this is translated from the coding sequence ATGGATGAAAAAGTACCAAGAAGTAATATTATTGAAACTGAAATTCCAATGGGTACAGTTCACCCTGCTGCATTGGAACCATATAGGGTAAGATTTTTCGTTGAAGATGAAATAGTTCAGGAAGCGGAAATCACTATTGGTGTAAATCATAGGGGAATTGAAAGAATTATGGAAGGTCTTCCTGTTGAAAAAGCAAATGCCCTTACTGAAAAAATTTGCGGAATCTGTTCTAATGCACATATATGGAACTCCTGCAGAACTGCTGAAATAGGTTTAGGTATTGAAATTCCAGAGAGAGCTAAATATATTCGAGTAATTATGAGTGAACTTGAACGTTTACATTCACACTTCTTGTATTTAGCACACGGTTGTGAGGTACTGTCTCATGAAACATTTTCCATGAGAGTATTCTATTTAAGGGAAATCGTAATGGAACTTCTTGCAATGATTGGAGGTAACAGAGTTCAATACGGATGTTCTGTACTGGGTGGAGTAAGACCAAGATGTGATCTGGATGAAGCTAAATTATTAAGACTCAAAAACGATATGGATGCACTTGAAGAAGGTCTTACAGGATTTGTTGAAAGATTTATGGCAGATTCAATACTGCTTTCCAGGGTTACCGGTATCGGTGTACTTCCACAAAAACAGGCTATTGAACTGGCTGTAACCGGACCGACATTAAGAGCAACAGGTGTTGCAAGAGATTTAAGAACAACAATGTTCGAATATGATGATTTTGATTTTAATGTAATAACCCAACCTGACGGGGATGTAAAATCAAACTTAATTATGAGGGCATTGGAATCATTTGAAGCAATTAATATTATCCGTCAGGCAATTGCCAATATTCCTGAAGGTAAAGTAGTCAACAGGGATTGGGAAATGTTTGACACTGATATTATTGAAAGTTATATTGAAGTTCCAAGAGGAACTTTATACCATTCCTATGCGCTTGAAAGCGGAAGAGTAAGGCACAGTATTATTAGAACTCCATCAATGGCAAATATTGGTGCAATGCAGTATGCATGTATTGGAGACCAAATTACTGATGCTCAATTATGTATTGTACAATGTGACCCTTGTTTTACATGTACAGACAGAGCAATAGAAATCATCAGGAGGTAG
- a CDS encoding DNA polymerase subunit beta has protein sequence MEQVRTRDFIYTTDDLYFASTNYIHPENRVISFLRYIPDPEGDREKDGKRYRKVGSEEAYSFLRENYPDYLYFSDVTNVEMMGVPLDKVERIIKPENRLLGLKKTFESGGEVKNPELISKLMDVADFFHFMADIPYDHLGISGSILPGLQKDDVSDLDFVVYGLDNHRRAIAAFKEHRGKEVYIEEVDKHITVEGITNDYWDFVYDKRMFDSSLTKEEFRWYENRKANRGTINGTLFDILATKDYDEIEGTWGDTVYEPQGIAKIECDIVSALGAFDNPSLYTIENVEVLEGADVEFTEVVSFTHTYAGEVIDGEHVIAKGKVEKVIVNGEFRNYRLVVGTTREAIDEYLKLKESPA, from the coding sequence ATGGAACAAGTACGTACAAGAGATTTTATTTACACAACTGATGATTTATATTTTGCATCAACCAATTACATTCACCCGGAAAACAGAGTAATTTCATTTTTAAGATATATTCCGGACCCTGAAGGAGACCGTGAAAAAGACGGCAAAAGATATAGAAAAGTAGGTTCCGAAGAAGCATACTCATTTTTAAGGGAAAACTATCCTGATTATTTATATTTTTCAGACGTGACAAATGTGGAAATGATGGGCGTCCCGCTTGATAAAGTCGAAAGAATCATCAAACCTGAAAACAGATTATTAGGTCTTAAAAAGACTTTTGAAAGTGGAGGAGAAGTTAAAAATCCCGAACTGATTTCAAAACTGATGGATGTTGCAGACTTTTTCCATTTCATGGCAGACATTCCATATGATCACTTGGGAATTTCAGGTTCAATATTGCCTGGCCTTCAAAAAGATGACGTTTCCGATTTAGACTTTGTAGTTTACGGTCTGGACAATCACAGAAGGGCAATCGCTGCATTTAAAGAGCACAGAGGAAAAGAAGTTTACATTGAAGAGGTTGACAAACACATAACCGTTGAAGGAATCACCAATGATTACTGGGATTTCGTATACGATAAAAGGATGTTTGATTCAAGCCTAACCAAAGAAGAATTCAGATGGTATGAAAACAGAAAAGCAAACAGGGGAACAATCAACGGAACACTATTCGATATTCTTGCTACCAAAGACTACGATGAAATTGAAGGAACATGGGGAGATACAGTTTACGAGCCACAGGGAATAGCCAAAATCGAGTGTGACATTGTAAGCGCACTTGGTGCATTCGACAATCCTTCACTTTACACAATCGAAAACGTTGAAGTTTTAGAAGGTGCGGATGTTGAGTTTACAGAAGTCGTTTCATTTACACACACATATGCAGGCGAAGTTATTGACGGCGAACATGTAATTGCTAAAGGTAAAGTGGAAAAAGTCATTGTAAACGGCGAATTTAGAAATTACAGACTTGTTGTTGGAACAACCCGTGAAGCTATTGACGAATATCTGAAACTTAAGGAAAGTCCCGCTTAA